In a single window of the Daphnia carinata strain CSIRO-1 chromosome 4, CSIRO_AGI_Dcar_HiC_V3, whole genome shotgun sequence genome:
- the LOC130687186 gene encoding small nuclear ribonucleoprotein F yields the protein MAAPMPINPKPFLNSLTGKPIMVKLKWGHEYKGYLVSVDGYMNLQLANTEEYIDGSCTGNLGEVLVRCNNVLYIRGVEEDDEEGEMRD from the exons atggca GCCCCTATGCCCATAAATCCGAAACCTTTTCTCAACAGCCTTACCGGTAAACCTATCATGGTTAAACTGAAGTGGGGCCATGAATACAAAGGTTATTTGGTTTCAGTTGATGGATACATGAACCTTCAG TTGGCAAACACAGAAGAATATATAGATGGGAGCTGCACTGGTAATTTGGGGGAAGTTCTTGTCAGATGTAACAATGTGCTTTACATCCGAGGTGTggaagaagacgatgaagaagGAGAGATGAGAGATTGA